Proteins found in one Saccharopolyspora phatthalungensis genomic segment:
- the mobA gene encoding molybdenum cofactor guanylyltransferase, which translates to MAADFAAVVLAGGRARRLGGVDKILLPIGGRSLLDRTLDAAADAEPVIAVGPPRATARAVEWTSEDPPGGGPLAGVHAGLLKVPASISLVAVLAGDHPHLTPATISRLLEALRAEPEVPGAVLVDADGERQWLVGMWRIPALHKAMPAAVRNRSIRSCFAPLDPLPVPATDAEVSDVDTPDDLRRARNPHLPKA; encoded by the coding sequence GTGGCAGCGGATTTCGCGGCAGTAGTGCTCGCCGGTGGCCGGGCGCGGCGGCTCGGCGGCGTGGACAAGATCTTGCTACCGATCGGCGGCCGCTCCCTGTTGGACCGCACTCTCGATGCCGCGGCGGACGCGGAACCGGTGATCGCGGTCGGGCCACCACGCGCGACGGCCCGGGCGGTCGAGTGGACCTCCGAGGACCCGCCGGGCGGGGGGCCGCTGGCCGGTGTGCACGCCGGGCTGCTGAAAGTGCCTGCGTCGATATCGCTGGTCGCGGTGCTGGCCGGAGACCATCCGCACCTGACGCCGGCGACGATCTCGCGTCTGCTGGAGGCGTTGCGCGCCGAGCCCGAGGTTCCGGGTGCGGTGCTGGTAGATGCCGACGGCGAACGGCAGTGGCTGGTGGGGATGTGGCGGATCCCCGCGCTCCACAAGGCGATGCCCGCGGCGGTTCGGAACCGCTCGATCCGCTCCTGCTTCGCGCCGCTCGACCCGCTGCCGGTCCCCGCCACCGACGCAGAGGTGTCCGATGTGGACACCCCGGATGACCTTCGCCGAGCTCGGAACCCGCACCTCCCGAAGGCGTGA
- a CDS encoding nitrate/nitrite transporter, translated as MTTRALAGRGRWIEGWDPENEEFWESSGKHVARRNLIFSILSEHIGFSIWSIWSVLVLFMSPSIGLPFTPSEKFLLVITPNLVGAVLRLPYAAAVTRFGGRNWTIFSSVILLVPTGLAFFFVQQPGTPLWVFMLIGAATGVGGGNFASSMTNITTFFPQRHQGWALGLNAGGGNIGVATIQVVGLLVIALAGNTHPSYVAAIYLPLIVVATLCAALFMDNVDAVRARPGVLREAAANKHTWWISFLYIGTFGSFIGYSFAFGLVLQTEFHFTPLQAASWTFLGPLMGSISRPFGGWLSDRLGGARVSLWTFVGMTAGTGALLFAASRGSFGLYVAAFMVLFVLTGICNGSVYKMIPAIFAKEAEDDVTDGGEAVAAFARARRMSGAVIGIAGAIGALGGVGINLAFRSSYGSAAANGDAALTSFLVYYVLCVLVTWAVYLRGAFKNSVAPRPDPAQAPSKAEAGRA; from the coding sequence TTGACCACGAGAGCCTTGGCCGGCAGAGGCCGCTGGATCGAGGGCTGGGACCCCGAGAACGAGGAGTTCTGGGAGTCCAGCGGCAAGCACGTGGCGCGGCGCAACCTGATCTTCTCGATCCTGTCTGAGCACATCGGCTTCTCCATCTGGAGCATCTGGTCGGTGCTGGTGCTGTTCATGTCCCCGAGCATCGGCCTGCCGTTTACCCCGTCCGAGAAGTTCCTGCTGGTCATCACCCCGAACCTGGTCGGCGCCGTGCTGCGGCTGCCCTATGCCGCCGCGGTGACCCGCTTCGGCGGCCGCAACTGGACGATCTTCAGCTCGGTGATCCTGCTGGTGCCGACCGGCCTGGCCTTCTTCTTCGTCCAGCAACCGGGCACGCCGCTGTGGGTGTTCATGCTGATCGGCGCCGCGACCGGCGTCGGCGGCGGCAACTTCGCCTCGTCGATGACGAACATCACGACCTTCTTCCCGCAGCGCCACCAGGGGTGGGCGCTGGGGCTCAACGCCGGCGGCGGCAACATCGGCGTGGCGACGATCCAGGTCGTCGGCCTGCTGGTGATCGCCCTGGCCGGTAACACCCACCCGTCTTACGTGGCGGCGATCTACCTGCCGCTGATCGTGGTGGCGACCCTGTGCGCGGCGCTGTTCATGGACAACGTGGACGCGGTGCGGGCCCGGCCCGGCGTGCTGCGCGAGGCCGCCGCGAACAAGCACACCTGGTGGATCTCCTTCCTCTACATCGGAACGTTCGGCTCGTTCATCGGCTATAGCTTCGCTTTCGGCCTGGTACTGCAGACCGAGTTCCACTTCACCCCGCTGCAGGCCGCCAGTTGGACCTTCCTCGGCCCGCTGATGGGCTCGATCTCCCGGCCGTTCGGCGGTTGGCTGTCCGACCGTCTGGGCGGCGCCCGAGTCAGCCTCTGGACCTTCGTCGGCATGACGGCGGGCACCGGGGCGCTGCTGTTCGCGGCATCGCGGGGTTCCTTCGGGCTCTACGTCGCGGCGTTCATGGTGCTGTTCGTGCTGACCGGCATCTGCAACGGCTCGGTCTACAAGATGATCCCGGCGATCTTCGCCAAGGAGGCCGAGGACGATGTGACCGACGGCGGCGAGGCGGTCGCGGCGTTCGCCCGGGCCCGCCGGATGTCCGGCGCGGTGATCGGCATCGCCGGTGCGATCGGCGCCCTCGGCGGCGTCGGCATCAACCTCGCCTTCCGTTCCTCCTACGGCAGCGCGGCCGCGAACGGCGACGCGGCCCTGACCTCCTTCCTCGTCTACTACGTGCTCTGCGTGCTCGTCACGTGGGCGGTCTACCTGCGCGGCGCGTTCAAGAATTCCGTCGCGCCGCGGCCGGACCCGGCCCAGGCGCCGTCGAAGGCGGAGGCCGGTCGTGCCTGA
- a CDS encoding molybdopterin oxidoreductase family protein, whose protein sequence is MPDVRTVATHCPYCALQCGTQLTRERRGVSVRPTDFPVNRGGLCQKGWTAPALLDIPDRLRNPLVRRDGGLTPVDWDTALDTIATRIDRIRRDHGPDAVGVFGGGGLTNEKAYLLGKFARLALGTSQIDYNGRFCMSSAAAAGNAAFGVDRGLPFPVTDLGGADVVLLAGANPAETMPPLMQHLRTAQLVVIDPRRTATAERAALHLQPSPGTDLALVLGLLHIAVVDGWADTDYIRTRTTGFDAAWQRAMTWWPERVERVTGVPVTAQRQAVRMLAEASSAYVLTGRGAEQHSKGVDTVSGFINLALALGLPGRAGRGYGCLTGQGNGQGGREHGQKADQLPGYRMITDPAARAHVAETWGVLPDVLPGPGRSAYELLDALGTTEGPRALLVFGSNPVVSAPNAGHIVDRLSSLDLLVVADFVPSETAQLADVVLPVTQWAEEEGTMTNLEGRILRRRRLQVPPGHARSDLEVLHGLAVRLGEPGHRYPTSPREVFEELCRASAGGKADYAGITYERLDAGEALHWPCPDAEHPGTPRLFLDGFAHPDGFARFVPVEHRDSAESPHGTFPLTATTGRVLAQYQSGAQTRRVAELNEASPEAFVEIHPDTAYRAGLADGIMAKVTSPRGSALARVRVVATMRTDTVFLPFHFPGGARANLLTSDALDPRSRMPEFKVSVVRVEPVQEAVVL, encoded by the coding sequence GTGCCTGACGTGCGGACGGTGGCCACGCACTGCCCCTACTGCGCCTTGCAGTGCGGCACCCAGCTGACGCGCGAGCGGCGTGGGGTGTCGGTGCGGCCAACGGATTTCCCGGTCAACCGGGGCGGGTTGTGCCAGAAGGGCTGGACCGCTCCGGCCCTGCTGGACATCCCGGACCGGCTGCGCAACCCGTTGGTGCGCCGCGATGGCGGGCTCACCCCGGTCGACTGGGACACCGCACTGGACACCATCGCCACCCGCATCGACCGGATCCGGCGCGACCACGGCCCGGATGCGGTCGGGGTGTTCGGCGGCGGTGGATTGACCAACGAAAAGGCTTACCTGCTCGGTAAGTTCGCCCGGTTGGCGCTGGGCACCAGCCAGATCGACTACAACGGCCGCTTCTGCATGTCCTCGGCGGCCGCCGCCGGCAACGCCGCCTTCGGGGTCGACCGGGGGCTGCCGTTCCCGGTCACCGACCTCGGTGGCGCCGATGTCGTGCTGCTGGCCGGGGCGAATCCGGCCGAGACGATGCCGCCGCTGATGCAGCACCTGCGTACGGCACAGCTGGTGGTCATCGACCCGCGGCGCACCGCGACCGCCGAGCGCGCCGCACTGCACCTACAGCCCTCGCCCGGCACAGACTTGGCGCTGGTGCTCGGGCTGTTGCACATCGCGGTGGTCGACGGCTGGGCCGACACCGACTACATCCGGACCCGCACCACGGGTTTCGACGCGGCCTGGCAGCGGGCGATGACCTGGTGGCCGGAGCGCGTCGAGCGCGTCACCGGGGTTCCGGTGACCGCCCAGCGGCAGGCGGTTCGGATGCTTGCCGAGGCCAGTAGTGCTTATGTGCTCACCGGTCGCGGTGCCGAGCAGCACAGCAAGGGCGTCGACACCGTGTCCGGATTCATCAACCTCGCCCTGGCGCTCGGCCTGCCGGGCCGCGCCGGACGCGGCTACGGATGCCTGACGGGGCAAGGCAACGGGCAGGGCGGGCGCGAGCACGGCCAGAAAGCCGACCAACTGCCCGGTTACCGGATGATCACCGATCCGGCCGCGCGGGCGCACGTGGCCGAGACCTGGGGCGTGCTGCCCGACGTGCTGCCGGGTCCGGGCCGCAGCGCCTACGAACTGCTCGACGCGCTGGGTACCACCGAGGGCCCCCGGGCCCTGCTGGTCTTCGGTTCCAATCCGGTGGTTTCGGCGCCCAACGCCGGCCACATCGTGGACCGGTTGTCCTCTTTGGACCTTCTGGTGGTCGCCGACTTCGTGCCGTCGGAGACCGCGCAGCTGGCCGACGTGGTGCTGCCGGTGACGCAGTGGGCCGAGGAAGAGGGCACCATGACCAACCTCGAAGGCCGCATCCTGCGGCGCCGCCGGTTGCAGGTACCGCCCGGCCACGCCCGCAGCGACCTGGAGGTCCTGCACGGGCTGGCGGTCCGGCTCGGGGAGCCCGGCCACCGCTACCCCACCTCGCCGCGGGAGGTTTTCGAGGAGCTGTGCCGCGCCTCCGCCGGCGGCAAGGCCGATTACGCCGGTATCACCTACGAACGCCTCGACGCCGGTGAGGCACTGCACTGGCCTTGCCCGGACGCGGAGCACCCCGGCACACCGCGGTTGTTCCTGGACGGTTTCGCCCATCCCGACGGTTTCGCCCGATTTGTTCCCGTGGAGCACCGTGATTCCGCCGAGAGTCCACATGGGACGTTCCCGCTGACGGCTACCACCGGGCGCGTGCTCGCCCAGTACCAATCCGGGGCGCAGACCCGGCGGGTGGCCGAACTCAACGAGGCATCTCCCGAAGCGTTCGTCGAGATTCACCCGGACACCGCCTACCGTGCCGGGCTCGCCGACGGAATCATGGCCAAGGTTACGTCGCCGCGCGGCAGCGCGCTGGCACGGGTGCGGGTGGTCGCAACGATGCGCACCGACACCGTGTTCCTCCCGTTTCACTTTCCCGGCGGCGCGCGGGCCAACCTGCTTACCAGCGACGCGCTGGACCCGCGCAGCCGGATGCCGGAGTTCAAGGTCAGCGTCGTCCGCGTCGAACCAGTCCAGGAGGCGGTGGTGCTATGA
- a CDS encoding AAA family ATPase: MSTPARDAQLLERTVFEVKRVIVGQDRLVERMLTGLLAKGHILLEGVPGVAKTLAVETFAQVVGGSFSRLQFTPDLVPADILGTRIYRQGSERFDVELGPVLANFVLADEINRAPAKVQSALLEVMAERHVSIGGQSFPMPAPFLVLATQNPIENEGVYPLPEAQRDRFLFKLPVEYPSAEEEREIIYRMGVTAPEPGPVLNPDELIRLQKVAASVFVHHALVDYVVRLVVATRIPNDHGLSDIAGWVSYGASPRASLGIVAAARALALVRGRDYVLPQDVVDVVPDVLRHRLVLSYDALADGIPVEHIVSRVLQTVPLPQVSARPQAGPPAPVGPGGYGQPHPGPTPHQ; this comes from the coding sequence GTGAGCACCCCGGCGCGGGACGCGCAGTTGCTGGAACGCACCGTCTTCGAAGTCAAGCGGGTGATCGTCGGCCAGGACCGGCTCGTCGAACGGATGCTGACCGGGCTACTGGCCAAGGGACACATCCTGCTGGAAGGCGTGCCCGGGGTCGCCAAGACGCTGGCCGTCGAGACCTTCGCGCAGGTGGTCGGCGGCTCGTTCTCCCGTTTGCAGTTCACCCCGGACCTGGTGCCCGCCGACATCCTCGGCACCCGGATCTACCGGCAGGGCAGCGAACGCTTCGATGTCGAACTGGGCCCGGTGCTGGCCAACTTCGTGCTCGCCGACGAGATCAACCGCGCCCCCGCGAAGGTCCAGTCGGCGCTGCTGGAGGTGATGGCCGAGCGGCACGTCTCCATCGGCGGCCAGAGCTTCCCGATGCCCGCCCCGTTCTTGGTGCTGGCCACCCAGAACCCGATCGAGAACGAGGGCGTCTACCCGCTGCCGGAGGCGCAGCGCGACCGGTTCCTGTTCAAGCTGCCCGTCGAGTACCCCTCGGCGGAGGAGGAGCGGGAGATCATCTACCGGATGGGCGTGACCGCGCCGGAGCCCGGCCCGGTGCTCAATCCCGACGAACTGATCCGCCTGCAGAAGGTGGCCGCCAGCGTGTTCGTGCACCATGCGCTGGTCGACTACGTCGTGCGGCTGGTGGTGGCCACCCGGATACCCAATGACCACGGCCTTTCCGACATCGCCGGTTGGGTGTCCTACGGCGCCTCGCCGCGGGCGAGCCTGGGCATCGTCGCCGCCGCGCGGGCGTTGGCGCTGGTGCGCGGCCGCGACTACGTGCTGCCGCAGGACGTGGTTGATGTCGTGCCTGACGTGTTGCGGCATCGTCTGGTGCTGTCCTATGACGCGCTGGCCGATGGAATCCCGGTCGAGCACATCGTCAGCCGGGTGCTGCAGACCGTGCCACTGCCGCAGGTGTCGGCGCGGCCGCAGGCCGGTCCGCCCGCGCCGGTCGGGCCGGGCGGTTACGGGCAGCCGCACCCCGGTCCCACCCCGCACCAGTGA
- a CDS encoding VWA domain-containing protein, whose translation MSLSGFTAPWWFLLLFVVAALIVGYLWALGRRRRDTLRFSNLEVLDRVASRRQGWWKHVPPALLGVALILLTVALTGPTAEQRIPRNRATVMLTIDVSLSMKATDVEPSRLEAAKVAAKEFADKLTPGINLGLVSFAGTATVLVMPTTDRAGVKQAIDSLKLAEATATGDGINASMQAIDSFGKMVGGPAGAPPARIVLMADGGQTIPREMDAPRGAYTKAKEAKRAGIPISTISFGTKHGSIEIEGEQEWVEVDDEAMQEIARLSGGEFHKAASAEQLREVYATLGEQIGYETKHTDASKPWLVLGTLAAIIAAGISLFAGRRLP comes from the coding sequence TTGAGTTTGTCGGGATTCACCGCGCCGTGGTGGTTCCTGCTGCTGTTCGTGGTCGCCGCGTTGATCGTCGGCTACCTCTGGGCGCTGGGGCGCCGACGCCGGGACACGTTGCGGTTCAGCAACCTGGAGGTGCTCGACCGGGTCGCTTCCCGGCGGCAGGGCTGGTGGAAGCACGTGCCGCCGGCGCTGCTCGGTGTGGCGCTGATCCTGCTGACCGTGGCGCTGACCGGACCGACCGCCGAGCAGCGGATCCCGCGCAACCGGGCCACCGTGATGCTCACGATCGACGTGTCGCTGTCGATGAAGGCCACCGACGTCGAGCCAAGCCGGCTGGAGGCTGCGAAGGTCGCGGCGAAGGAGTTCGCGGACAAGCTGACGCCGGGGATCAACCTGGGGTTGGTGTCTTTCGCGGGCACCGCGACGGTGCTGGTCATGCCGACGACCGACCGGGCCGGCGTCAAGCAGGCCATCGACAGCCTGAAGCTGGCGGAGGCGACGGCCACCGGTGACGGGATCAACGCCTCGATGCAGGCGATCGACTCGTTCGGCAAGATGGTCGGCGGCCCGGCCGGGGCTCCGCCGGCGCGGATCGTGCTGATGGCCGACGGCGGGCAGACGATCCCGCGCGAGATGGACGCCCCGCGCGGCGCCTATACCAAGGCCAAGGAAGCCAAGCGGGCCGGCATCCCGATCTCCACGATTTCCTTCGGCACCAAGCACGGCAGCATCGAGATCGAGGGCGAGCAGGAGTGGGTGGAGGTCGACGACGAGGCGATGCAGGAGATCGCCCGGCTCTCCGGCGGGGAGTTCCACAAGGCGGCCAGCGCCGAGCAATTGCGCGAGGTGTACGCGACGCTCGGTGAACAGATCGGCTACGAGACCAAGCACACAGATGCCAGCAAACCGTGGCTGGTGCTGGGTACGCTCGCCGCGATCATCGCGGCCGGAATTTCGCTGTTCGCCGGCCGCCGACTGCCGTAG
- a CDS encoding class I SAM-dependent methyltransferase, with protein MGTAAGFLWEFVKSPTTTAAVGPSSRSLAEQMVAPIAHRGDPVVVELGPGTGAFTEVIQRRLGGRGRHLTLELNSRWAARLGERFPAVESLCADARELPELLRQRGLRADVVVSGLPWVAHAPVDGVPLIRLIAESLAPEGAFTQFAYTWTRWAPPARRQLADLRAEFEETVISRTVWRNLPPAVAYLARRPQQAS; from the coding sequence GTGGGCACAGCCGCGGGTTTTCTGTGGGAGTTCGTCAAATCGCCGACCACGACCGCCGCGGTCGGGCCCAGCTCGCGGTCACTGGCCGAGCAGATGGTGGCGCCCATCGCGCATCGCGGTGATCCGGTCGTGGTCGAGCTGGGGCCCGGTACCGGTGCGTTCACCGAGGTGATCCAGCGTCGGCTCGGCGGCCGCGGTCGGCACCTGACGCTGGAACTCAACTCGCGGTGGGCGGCGCGGTTGGGGGAGCGGTTTCCCGCGGTGGAGTCGCTGTGCGCGGATGCCCGGGAGCTGCCGGAGCTATTGCGGCAGCGCGGCTTGCGAGCCGATGTCGTGGTCAGCGGACTGCCGTGGGTGGCGCACGCGCCGGTGGACGGGGTGCCGCTGATCCGGCTGATCGCCGAGTCGCTGGCGCCGGAGGGCGCGTTCACCCAATTCGCCTACACCTGGACGCGGTGGGCCCCGCCGGCCCGACGCCAGCTCGCGGACTTGCGCGCGGAGTTCGAGGAAACGGTGATCAGCAGGACGGTCTGGCGCAACCTGCCGCCTGCCGTGGCCTACCTGGCGCGACGGCCGCAGCAGGCGTCCTGA
- a CDS encoding NlpC/P60 family protein — MSRFRSALHARGIATITLLAAVGLAASGTGMAVPPPPPNPSDAEMDAGRASAQNAAGRVGELANRLAEAESQLVGLQSQVEVKMEDANKARVDLGHAERAYADARRAAEVAGAEADAAAREIEQQRTRLDKFAASSYRQGSRLGSITAFVGSKDPQDVLNRAVFLNAISESQLNVLDDLQRARVEKVNKDSLTQAALREAEAKRIEADQARRVAEAAEQDAITAQSTQAEQARRLEADKAGVEAQLAEARSHVAGLEAQRDRYESWQEARRREEETAAKPPASGEVADALPGGRAVEMVIGRALSQLGVQYAWGGGTSSGPSRGIRDGGVADANGDFAKVGFDCSGLMIYAFAGAGIELDHYSGYQYQSGRQVPLSQMRRGDMLFWQDSGRVHHVALYLGNGKMIEAPYSGSRVRVAAVRYGGIAPYAVRML; from the coding sequence GTGTCGAGATTTCGTAGCGCGCTCCACGCGCGCGGCATTGCCACGATCACGCTGCTCGCGGCGGTCGGCCTGGCAGCGTCCGGCACCGGTATGGCGGTGCCACCTCCGCCGCCCAATCCCAGCGACGCCGAAATGGACGCCGGGCGCGCGTCCGCGCAGAACGCGGCCGGCCGGGTCGGGGAGCTGGCCAACCGGCTGGCCGAGGCCGAGTCGCAGCTGGTCGGCCTGCAGTCCCAGGTCGAGGTCAAGATGGAGGACGCGAACAAGGCGCGGGTCGACCTTGGGCACGCGGAGCGCGCCTACGCCGATGCCCGCCGGGCCGCCGAGGTAGCCGGTGCCGAGGCCGACGCCGCCGCGCGGGAGATCGAACAGCAGCGCACACGGCTCGACAAGTTCGCGGCGAGCAGCTACCGGCAGGGCAGCCGGCTCGGTTCGATCACCGCCTTCGTCGGCTCGAAGGATCCGCAGGACGTGCTGAACCGGGCGGTGTTCCTGAACGCGATCAGCGAATCCCAGCTCAACGTCCTGGATGACCTCCAACGGGCGCGGGTCGAGAAGGTCAACAAGGACTCGCTGACCCAAGCGGCGCTGCGGGAGGCCGAAGCGAAGCGCATCGAGGCAGACCAGGCGCGCCGCGTTGCGGAGGCCGCGGAGCAGGACGCCATCACGGCGCAGTCGACGCAGGCGGAGCAGGCGCGTCGGCTGGAAGCCGACAAGGCCGGTGTCGAGGCGCAGCTCGCCGAGGCGCGTTCGCACGTGGCGGGCTTGGAAGCGCAGCGCGATCGGTACGAGAGCTGGCAGGAGGCGAGGCGACGGGAGGAGGAGACCGCCGCGAAGCCCCCGGCGAGCGGCGAAGTCGCGGACGCGCTGCCGGGCGGCCGGGCGGTGGAGATGGTGATCGGGCGGGCGCTGTCCCAGCTCGGCGTGCAGTACGCCTGGGGCGGCGGCACCTCGAGTGGCCCCTCGCGGGGCATCCGGGATGGGGGAGTGGCCGATGCCAACGGCGACTTCGCCAAGGTCGGATTCGACTGCTCGGGCCTGATGATCTACGCCTTCGCCGGCGCCGGGATCGAACTCGACCACTACAGCGGTTATCAGTACCAGTCCGGCCGCCAGGTGCCCCTGTCGCAAATGCGGCGTGGCGACATGCTGTTCTGGCAGGACAGCGGCCGCGTCCACCACGTGGCGCTCTACCTCGGCAACGGCAAGATGATCGAAGCCCCGTACTCGGGTTCGAGGGTCCGCGTCGCGGCGGTCCGCTACGGCGGCATCGCGCCGTACGCGGTGCGGATGCTCTGA
- a CDS encoding SIR2 family NAD-dependent protein deacylase has translation MRRGVDGEDWRRARELFGGARRITALTGAGVSTASGIPDFRGPNGVWTKNPAAQRLSDIDSYVSDPRVREQAWRSRAEHPAWRAEPNAAHRAFVDLDRSGRLGALLTQNIDELHQRAGLDRDRVLELHGTIFHTVCLDCGATGPMSAALERVAAGEPDPPCRSCGGILKSATVSFGQSLDADVLRGAQRAALNCDLFVAAGTSLTVHPAAGLAELGVKAGARLIICNAEPTPYDEAAAAVLREPLAEVLPDLVAAPVIESPRPLRTWGDPSTWS, from the coding sequence ATGCGGCGAGGCGTGGACGGCGAGGACTGGCGACGGGCCCGCGAACTGTTCGGCGGTGCGCGCCGGATCACCGCCCTCACCGGTGCGGGAGTGTCGACGGCCTCCGGCATCCCGGACTTCCGGGGCCCGAACGGGGTGTGGACCAAGAACCCGGCCGCCCAGCGGCTCAGCGACATCGACAGCTACGTCTCCGATCCGCGGGTCCGCGAGCAGGCCTGGCGCAGCCGCGCCGAGCACCCGGCCTGGCGCGCCGAACCCAACGCCGCTCACCGCGCTTTCGTCGACCTCGACCGCTCCGGCCGGCTGGGCGCGCTGTTGACCCAGAACATCGACGAGTTGCACCAGCGCGCGGGCCTGGACCGGGACCGGGTGCTGGAGCTGCACGGGACGATCTTCCACACGGTGTGTCTGGACTGCGGCGCGACCGGCCCGATGAGCGCCGCGCTGGAGCGGGTCGCCGCCGGTGAGCCGGACCCGCCCTGCCGGTCCTGCGGCGGCATCCTGAAGTCGGCCACCGTCTCTTTCGGACAGTCCCTGGACGCCGACGTGCTCCGCGGTGCCCAGCGCGCGGCGCTGAACTGCGATCTGTTCGTCGCGGCCGGCACCTCGCTGACGGTGCACCCGGCCGCGGGCCTCGCGGAGCTGGGCGTCAAGGCGGGCGCGCGGCTGATCATCTGCAACGCCGAGCCGACGCCTTATGACGAAGCGGCGGCCGCCGTGCTGCGCGAGCCGCTGGCTGAGGTGCTGCCGGACCTGGTCGCCGCCCCGGTGATCGAATCACCGCGACCGCTGCGCACCTGGGGCGACCCCAGCACCTGGAGCTGA
- a CDS encoding MgtC/SapB family protein, which yields MSDAVVAGLGEIPLLVELGTALLFSSLIGLEREIRAKSAGLRTHALVGVGAALFMLVSKYGFGDLLAFDRVSFDPSRVAAQVVSGIGFIGGGLIFVRRDAVRGLTTAATVWMVAAVGMACGSGLVLLAAATTAVHYLVVMGYPRLLRMMRKSLREPQVMRIGYLDGYGVLRSVLTLCTSRGWTVMDLQVEREDTDDQQQRTAVVALRLQGKVPVAALVEEISALPGVLHAAVGEAVEPGF from the coding sequence GTGTCTGATGCGGTGGTAGCCGGGCTGGGTGAAATTCCGCTGCTCGTCGAGTTGGGCACCGCGCTGCTGTTTTCCAGCCTGATCGGCCTGGAACGGGAGATCCGGGCCAAGAGCGCCGGGCTCCGCACCCACGCCCTGGTGGGCGTCGGCGCGGCGCTGTTCATGCTGGTGTCCAAGTACGGCTTCGGTGATCTGCTGGCCTTCGACCGGGTTTCGTTCGACCCGTCGCGGGTGGCGGCGCAGGTCGTCTCGGGTATCGGCTTCATCGGCGGTGGATTGATCTTCGTCCGGCGGGACGCGGTCCGCGGCCTGACCACGGCGGCCACGGTGTGGATGGTGGCCGCGGTCGGCATGGCATGCGGTAGCGGGCTGGTGTTGCTGGCCGCCGCGACGACGGCGGTGCACTACCTCGTGGTGATGGGATATCCGCGGTTGTTGCGGATGATGCGCAAGTCGTTGCGGGAACCGCAGGTGATGCGCATCGGCTACCTCGACGGATATGGCGTGCTGCGCAGTGTGCTGACGCTGTGCACCAGTCGTGGTTGGACCGTGATGGACCTGCAGGTCGAGCGCGAGGACACCGACGACCAACAGCAGCGCACCGCCGTGGTAGCGCTGCGGTTGCAAGGGAAAGTCCCGGTAGCGGCACTGGTCGAGGAGATCAGCGCGCTACCGGGTGTCCTGCATGCGGCAGTCGGGGAAGCGGTCGAACCGGGCTTCTGA
- a CDS encoding DUF58 domain-containing protein: protein MEVALRALELSVRGRLDGLLQGNHQGLVPGPGTEPGEARIYQPGDDVRRMDWAVTARTAEPHIRQTVADRELETWVAMDLSPSLDFGSAACDKRELAIAALAAVMFLTSGGGNRIGAVVDNGTGQRRLPARGGAAYARALLTKVAETPRAEEGTRGDLAKLLESLRRPPRRRGLAVVISDFLGSADWQRALRGLGARHSLLAIEVLDPRDLELPDVGTVLLSDPETGKRREVHTTPVLRKEFAAAAAAHRDQVAAVLRRAGCAHLVLRTDSDWIADVVRFVVARKRGWSGGAS, encoded by the coding sequence ATGGAGGTGGCCCTGCGGGCGTTGGAGCTGAGCGTGCGCGGTCGGCTCGACGGCCTTTTGCAGGGCAATCATCAGGGCTTGGTGCCCGGTCCGGGAACCGAGCCGGGCGAGGCGCGGATCTACCAGCCCGGCGACGACGTGCGGCGGATGGACTGGGCGGTCACTGCGCGCACCGCCGAGCCGCACATCCGGCAGACGGTGGCCGACCGGGAGCTGGAGACCTGGGTCGCGATGGACCTGTCGCCGAGTTTGGACTTCGGTTCGGCGGCATGCGACAAGCGGGAGTTGGCCATCGCCGCGCTCGCCGCGGTGATGTTCCTGACCAGCGGCGGCGGCAACCGGATCGGCGCGGTGGTGGACAACGGCACCGGCCAGCGGCGGCTACCGGCGCGGGGTGGTGCCGCGTATGCGCGGGCTCTGCTGACGAAGGTGGCCGAAACACCGCGGGCCGAGGAAGGCACGCGCGGTGATCTCGCGAAGCTCCTGGAGTCGCTGCGCCGACCGCCGCGGCGGCGCGGCCTGGCGGTGGTGATTTCGGACTTTCTTGGGTCGGCGGATTGGCAGCGTGCGCTGCGCGGCCTGGGGGCACGCCATTCGTTGCTGGCGATCGAGGTGCTGGATCCGCGCGACCTGGAACTGCCCGATGTCGGCACGGTCTTGCTGTCGGATCCGGAAACGGGCAAGCGGCGGGAGGTGCACACGACTCCGGTGCTGCGTAAGGAGTTCGCCGCCGCCGCGGCGGCGCACCGCGACCAGGTCGCGGCCGTGCTGCGGCGCGCCGGGTGCGCGCACCTCGTGCTGCGGACGGATTCGGACTGGATCGCCGACGTGGTGCGGTTCGTGGTGGCCCGCAAGCGGGGTTGGTCCGGAGGAGCTTCTTGA